The following proteins are encoded in a genomic region of Maribacter hydrothermalis:
- a CDS encoding GNAT family N-acetyltransferase: protein MENVIIREIRKEDNPHVAKVIRQVLTDLGVPKVGTAYADPSLDKMFEHYDKPKATYFVIEENGLILGCAGVAQLDNYEGNVCELQKMYFLEAARGKGVGHKMITVCIERAKEYGFDACYLETMPYMEAAQKLYTKMGFEYIDARMGDTGHYSCPVFMLKTL from the coding sequence ATGGAAAATGTAATTATTCGGGAAATCAGAAAGGAAGATAACCCACACGTAGCTAAAGTTATACGGCAAGTATTAACGGATTTAGGGGTGCCAAAAGTGGGTACAGCTTATGCGGATCCTTCATTAGATAAAATGTTTGAGCATTATGATAAACCAAAGGCTACTTATTTTGTAATAGAAGAAAATGGTTTAATATTAGGTTGTGCAGGTGTTGCTCAATTGGATAATTATGAGGGAAATGTATGCGAACTTCAGAAAATGTACTTTTTGGAGGCAGCTAGGGGTAAAGGTGTAGGTCATAAAATGATTACAGTTTGCATAGAGCGTGCCAAAGAATATGGTTTTGATGCCTGTTATTTAGAGACCATGCCATATATGGAGGCTGCCCAAAAATTATATACGAAAATGGGTTTTGAATACATAGATGCCAGAATGGGCGATACAGGTCATTATTCTTGTCCCGTTTTCATGCTTAAAACCTTGTAG